The following are encoded together in the Caretta caretta isolate rCarCar2 chromosome 17, rCarCar1.hap1, whole genome shotgun sequence genome:
- the AKAP10 gene encoding A-kinase anchor protein 10, mitochondrial isoform X2, whose product MDSFSSSRTAALKKQPSHMEAAHFGDLGRSCLNYQAQETRSSLSKTLEQVLRDSVALPYFIQFMALRRMEHLVKFWLEAESFHSTTWSRIRAHSLNTVKQSSLAEPVFPSVKQHETTVSSPTGLLDERLEDSSTVHLLMTKTVPTNLNDRIGNIQNHLLSSHDSNNARVLHLGKSEAGTHSVPAEQQDSSKLTVSNRNSPSSALKDLSGKLMKSIERDAVITFTKYISPDAAKPIPITEAMRNDIVAKICGEDGQVDPNCFVTAQSIVFNAMEQEHFSEFLRSHHFCKYQIEVLTSGTVYLADILFCESALFYFSEYMEKEDAVNILQFWLAADNFQSQLAAKKGQYDGQEAQNDAMILYDRYFSLQATHPLGFDDFVRLEIESNICREGGPLPNCFTTPLRQAWTTMEKVFLPGFLSSNLYYKYLNDLIHSVRGDEFAGGNIALTVQGPSSSPDTEPHTTGSDGSVSQSSVKKANVKILKNFDEAIIVDAASLDPESLYQRTYAGKMTFGRVSDLGQFIRESEPEPDVKKSKGSMFSQAMKKWVQGNTDEAQEEMAWRIAKMIVNDVMQQAQNDQPLEKVTKL is encoded by the exons ATGGACTCTTTTTCTAGCAGTCGGACAGCTGCTCTTAAGAAGCAGCCAAGTCACATGGAGGCTGCACATTTTGGAGACCTAG GCCGATCGTGTCTGAATTATCAGGCTCAAGAGACCAGATCAAGCCTTTCAAAGACCCTTGAGCAAGTCCTGCGGGACAGTGTTGCCCTCCCTTATTTTATCCAGTTTATGGCACTGCGTAGAATGGAACATTTGGTTAAATTCTGGTTAGAGGCTGAAAGCTTTCACTCCACAACATGGTCCCGCATAAGAGCACACAGCCTGAACACAGTTAAACAGAGTTCATTGGCAGAGCCAGTGTTTCCCTCAGTAAAACAGCATGAAACCACAGTATCTTCTCCAACTGGATTGCTTGACGAGAGGTTGGAGGATTCCAGCACAGTCCATCTGCTCATGACCAAGACAGTACCAACAAACCTGAATGATAGAATTGGCAACATTCAGAACCACTTGCTGTCAAGCCACGATAGCAATAATGCCAGGGTACTTCATCTTGGGAAGTCTGAGGCAGGGACCCATTCTGTTCCAGCTGAACAGCAAGACTCTTCCAAGCTTACAGTATCAAACAGAAACAGCCCCTCTTCTGCACTAAAGGACTTGtcaggaaaactaatgaaaa GTATAGAGCGGGATGCAGTTATTACTTTTACCAAATATATTTCTCCAGATGCTGCTAAACCAATACCTATTACAGAGGCAATGAGGAATGACATAGTGG CAAAGATTTGTGGGGAGGATGGACAGGTGGATCCTAACTGTTTCGTTACTGCACAGTCAATAGTGTTTAATGCAATGGAACAAGA GCACTTTAGTGAATTTTTGCGAAGTCACCATTTCTGTAAATACCAGATTGAGGTGCTGACCAGTGGGACTGTTTACCTGGCTGATATACTCTTCTGTGAATCAGCACTGTTCTATTTTTCTGAG TACATGGAAAAGGAAGATGCAGTTAATATATTACAGTTCTGGTTAGCAGCAGATAACTTCCAGTCTCAGCTTGCTGCCAAAAAGGGCCAGTATGATGGGCAGGAGGCACAGAATGATGCCATGATTTTATATGATAG GTACTTCTCCCTTCAAGCCACACATCCTCTTGGATTTGATGACTTTGTGCGATTAGAAATTGAATCCAATATCTGCAGGGAAGGAGGTCCACTCCCTAACTGTTTTACTACTCCGTTACGGCAGGCCTGGACCACCATGGAGAAG GTTTTTTTACCTGGCTTTTTGTCCAGCAAcctttattacaaatacttgaaTGATCTCATCCATTCAGTACGAGGAGATGAATTTGCAGGGGGAAATATTGCACTGACTGTACAAGGCCCCAGTAGCTCTCCTGACACTGAGCCTCATACAACTGGCTCTGATGGTTCTGTCtcccag TCCAGtgtcaaaaaggctaatgttAAAATCCTGAAAAATTTTGATGAAGCAATAATTGTAGATGCTGCAAGTCTGGATCCAGAATCTCTATATCAACGAACTTATGCAGG GAAGATGACATTTGGAAGAGTCAGTGACCTGGGACAGTTTATCAGAGAGTCTGAACCAGAACCTGACGTAAAGAAATCAAAAG